In Entomomonas moraniae, one DNA window encodes the following:
- a CDS encoding AAA family ATPase, translating to MNTSQLDEQFLSYYQLSHDPFAARVPNFKFFSAQRKTILGQMHHLARHSQLMLMITGPKDSGKTLLRQALIASFNKDIVKIVNVSAKDCTSPSQIITILADELKLAEATPEMIIGELNKLAEKDINLYLMIDDAEALSEDTLQLLLNLTSEQLKSFHIFLFARPALLEKLEDSSLGKEVTFNLPLTPYTLEETKEYLALRLEGAGQSLALFSDEQLFDIYTQSGGWPGVINQVAKELLLSNMEDQAQEQEQPLHPQQQSKSENIMSFDDNKKDDEPSIGSLFTDKEDDQPDSFFAIDDEKTKKKAKSSGFIPKKHLVIAAIVAIVLLGIIFFSGSSKKTTDDKDNNVLADHYATLADNETQTTDLPLTTGTEALPTGTTNGASSLPLTTNNDTVPTTDIPVVTNTEQNTTLSTPPQNNNVTTTTPVTEPTATVTTAPTEQPVQTKPATVTKPAAEPVKTQKTTQSAVLGTAWYKKQAGSNYTIQVSVASNEKSAQDFIKRQAAGDYHYYKRSRSGKVDYVITYGSYSGRTLAQSAVKKLPQSVQSSKPWVRTFTSIKAELTK from the coding sequence ATGAATACTTCCCAGTTGGATGAACAATTTTTAAGCTATTACCAACTTAGTCATGACCCTTTTGCGGCGAGAGTGCCAAATTTTAAGTTTTTTTCTGCACAGCGCAAAACGATTTTAGGCCAAATGCACCATTTAGCCAGGCATAGCCAATTGATGCTGATGATTACAGGGCCAAAAGATTCAGGCAAAACACTATTAAGACAAGCGCTGATTGCAAGCTTTAATAAAGATATCGTTAAGATTGTTAATGTTTCAGCTAAAGACTGTACAAGTCCATCACAAATAATTACGATATTAGCCGATGAGTTAAAGTTAGCAGAAGCTACACCTGAAATGATAATTGGAGAGCTTAATAAATTAGCTGAAAAAGATATCAACCTCTACTTGATGATTGATGATGCTGAAGCGTTGTCAGAAGATACTTTACAACTGCTTTTAAATCTTACCAGTGAGCAGTTAAAAAGCTTCCATATATTTCTTTTTGCTAGACCCGCTTTGCTTGAAAAGTTAGAGGATTCATCACTGGGTAAAGAGGTTACATTTAATCTGCCGCTGACACCTTATACGCTTGAAGAAACTAAAGAATATTTAGCATTGCGCTTAGAGGGTGCGGGACAAAGTTTAGCACTCTTTTCTGATGAACAGTTGTTCGATATTTATACTCAATCAGGCGGGTGGCCTGGAGTTATCAACCAAGTAGCTAAAGAGCTTTTGTTGTCTAATATGGAAGATCAAGCTCAGGAACAAGAACAGCCTTTACACCCGCAACAGCAAAGCAAGTCGGAGAATATCATGAGTTTTGACGATAATAAAAAAGATGATGAACCTAGCATCGGCAGCTTATTTACAGATAAAGAAGACGATCAGCCAGATAGTTTTTTTGCGATAGATGATGAAAAGACTAAGAAAAAAGCTAAATCTAGTGGTTTTATTCCCAAGAAACACCTCGTTATTGCTGCGATTGTTGCCATTGTATTATTGGGTATTATCTTTTTTTCAGGATCATCGAAAAAAACCACTGATGATAAAGATAATAATGTACTTGCAGATCACTATGCAACACTTGCAGACAATGAGACGCAAACAACTGATCTCCCTTTAACAACAGGTACAGAAGCATTGCCAACAGGTACTACCAATGGTGCCTCTAGTTTACCGTTGACTACCAATAATGATACTGTTCCTACAACCGATATCCCTGTTGTTACGAATACGGAGCAAAACACTACGTTATCAACACCTCCGCAAAATAATAACGTAACAACGACCACTCCAGTGACTGAACCTACGGCTACTGTCACGACAGCGCCTACAGAGCAACCAGTTCAAACAAAGCCAGCAACGGTTACTAAGCCTGCTGCAGAGCCTGTTAAAACCCAAAAAACAACTCAAAGTGCAGTATTAGGTACTGCATGGTATAAAAAGCAAGCTGGCTCAAACTATACAATACAAGTGAGTGTGGCGAGTAATGAGAAGTCAGCACAAGACTTTATTAAGCGACAAGCCGCGGGTGATTATCATTACTACAAGCGTTCTCGTTCTGGGAAGGTAGATTACGTGATTACTTATGGTAGCTATTCTGGACGTACATTGGCACAAAGCGCAGTTAAGAAATTGCCTCAGTCCGTTCAGAGTAGTAAACCTTGGGTGCGTACCTTTACAAGTATCAAAGCAGAGTTAACGAAGTAA